One part of the Sphaerochaeta sp. genome encodes these proteins:
- a CDS encoding carbohydrate ABC transporter permease produces the protein MREHKPWNVKLLLLNIPLLSIILVPLLYTFAISVMPADEIYQSRLLPSAISWANYIQAFTNPYYNFLRMILNSFIVSVSVMLGQMITCSLAAFAFAFLEFKGKRVLFLLVLATMMVPGEVTIVANYLTISGWGMLDSYSALIIPYLTSAMGIFLLRQYYLTFAKELHEAAMLDGCSDLRFLLSIVIPLSKPALGALGAYEFLMTWNQYLWPLLVTNSKQFRTVQIGISMLYDVDAESLGLMMAGVVIVVVPSLSIFVFLNKQLINGLMAGAVKG, from the coding sequence ATGCGTGAACATAAACCGTGGAACGTCAAGTTGCTTCTGCTGAACATTCCGCTCCTCTCCATCATTCTGGTGCCGCTTCTGTACACGTTCGCCATTTCGGTGATGCCTGCCGATGAGATTTACCAGAGCCGGTTGCTTCCCAGCGCGATCAGCTGGGCCAACTACATCCAGGCGTTCACCAACCCGTACTACAACTTCCTTCGGATGATCCTCAACTCGTTCATCGTCTCCGTCTCCGTCATGCTGGGCCAGATGATCACCTGCTCCCTGGCGGCGTTCGCCTTCGCCTTCCTGGAGTTCAAGGGAAAGCGGGTGCTGTTCCTGTTGGTGTTGGCGACGATGATGGTGCCCGGAGAAGTGACCATCGTGGCCAACTACCTGACGATCAGCGGGTGGGGGATGCTGGATTCCTATTCCGCCCTGATCATCCCGTACCTGACCAGCGCCATGGGGATCTTCCTGCTTCGGCAGTACTATCTGACCTTCGCCAAGGAATTGCATGAGGCGGCCATGCTGGATGGCTGTTCCGACCTTCGGTTTTTGCTTTCCATCGTCATCCCGCTGTCCAAACCGGCGCTGGGAGCGCTGGGCGCCTATGAGTTCCTGATGACGTGGAACCAGTATCTGTGGCCGCTTCTGGTGACCAATTCCAAACAGTTCCGCACGGTGCAGATCGGCATCTCGATGCTGTACGACGTCGATGCGGAGTCCCTTGGGTTGATGATGGCAGGCGTGGTGATCGTCGTCGTCCCTTCCTTGTCCATCTTCGTATTTCTGAACAAACAGCTCATCAACGGCCTGATGGCAGGCGCGGTGAAGGGCTGA
- a CDS encoding sugar ABC transporter permease — protein sequence MQTKRKTLGTICEPYLFLLPATVVFILFLYLPFFRTIWLSGFLTDKYGKPKLWVGFTSRGNYVTLFTDPSFWRGMGVTFQFVVMVTIGGLLVGLVASLLTESSYKGSGVISAVYAMPVAIANAAASMAFRMILHPTNGLINTLLGTRINFTGDRRYALVSIAMLTIWLQCGINFIFISAGLRNVPKELYDSAAVDGAGYWRRLFSVTLPCISPTLFFQVIIDVIGAFQTFSQIKLLTEGGPGDATNVMVWSIYKDAFRNFRFGAAAARSVVLFLIILCITLVQFRFEKREVSY from the coding sequence GTGCAAACCAAACGAAAAACCCTTGGAACCATCTGTGAGCCGTATCTGTTTCTTCTTCCCGCCACGGTGGTGTTCATCCTGTTCCTGTACCTGCCGTTCTTCCGGACCATCTGGTTGAGCGGATTTCTGACGGACAAATACGGAAAACCGAAACTCTGGGTGGGGTTCACTTCCCGGGGAAACTACGTCACATTGTTCACCGACCCGTCGTTCTGGCGGGGAATGGGAGTGACCTTCCAGTTTGTCGTGATGGTCACCATCGGTGGTCTGTTGGTCGGACTCGTCGCCAGTCTGCTGACCGAGTCCTCGTACAAGGGATCCGGGGTGATCAGCGCGGTGTACGCCATGCCGGTGGCCATCGCCAACGCCGCCGCGTCCATGGCGTTCCGGATGATCCTCCATCCGACCAACGGGTTGATCAACACGCTGCTGGGGACACGGATCAACTTCACCGGAGACCGGCGGTACGCCCTGGTAAGCATTGCGATGCTGACCATCTGGCTGCAGTGCGGCATCAACTTCATCTTCATCAGCGCGGGACTGCGCAACGTTCCCAAGGAACTGTATGACAGCGCAGCGGTGGATGGCGCGGGGTACTGGAGACGGCTGTTCTCCGTTACGCTTCCCTGCATCTCCCCGACGTTGTTCTTCCAGGTGATCATCGATGTGATCGGCGCGTTCCAGACGTTCAGCCAGATCAAGCTGCTCACCGAAGGGGGTCCGGGAGACGCCACCAACGTGATGGTCTGGTCGATCTACAAGGATGCGTTCCGCAATTTCCGCTTCGGCGCGGCGGCGGCCCGTTCGGTGGTCCTGTTCCTCATCATCCTGTGCATCACGTTGGTGCAGTTCCGCTTTGAGAAGCGGGAGGTGTCGTACTGA
- the pncB gene encoding nicotinate phosphoribosyltransferase, protein MDQIITSLLETDQYKFNMGQVAFSQFSSMITTWRYKCRNEEVRFTQEMCDEINHQIDRYCTLTFSKDELKQLKGKIPWLSQSYLQYLRLWHPLRDQIHCALAEDGKLDLSAEGPWCQTIYYEVPLLAIVNEVYFRYAYPSTEYQKLVASLYQRLEEKIQALHTGQYVIGPFSEFGLRRRFSAQTQYDIVKTFAERGKEGYLGESVFVGTSNVYLACQLGIKAIGTMAHEAIEVIGQGDPSRNPAYSNKFMMDAWHHEFGLLNGIYLTDCIGTRCCLLDLDDTECRLWDGFRHDSGDPLAWGELMLCHLQEHHIDPKTKTLLFSDNLTFEHASQLYAAFKGKAKLAFGIGTYIANDTDVPPLNQVMKIIKVNGNPVAKLSDTPGKTMCEDPGYVDYLHRAIAWRLAHEAGTPCS, encoded by the coding sequence ATGGACCAAATCATCACGTCTCTTCTGGAAACGGACCAGTACAAGTTCAACATGGGGCAGGTTGCCTTTTCCCAATTCTCCTCGATGATCACCACATGGCGGTACAAGTGCCGAAACGAGGAGGTGCGGTTCACCCAAGAGATGTGCGATGAGATCAACCACCAGATCGACCGGTACTGCACCCTCACGTTCTCCAAAGACGAACTGAAACAATTGAAAGGAAAGATCCCCTGGCTGTCCCAGAGCTACCTGCAGTACCTCAGGCTGTGGCATCCGCTCCGTGACCAGATCCACTGCGCGTTGGCAGAAGACGGGAAGCTGGACCTCTCTGCCGAAGGACCTTGGTGCCAGACGATCTACTACGAAGTGCCGCTGCTTGCCATCGTCAACGAAGTGTACTTCCGCTACGCCTACCCCTCCACTGAGTACCAGAAGCTGGTCGCCTCCCTGTACCAGCGTCTGGAGGAAAAGATCCAGGCGCTGCATACCGGCCAATATGTCATCGGGCCCTTCTCCGAATTCGGCCTGCGCCGCCGTTTCAGCGCCCAGACCCAGTACGACATCGTCAAAACATTCGCAGAACGGGGAAAAGAAGGATACCTGGGAGAGAGCGTGTTCGTCGGCACGTCCAACGTCTACCTGGCCTGCCAGCTGGGCATCAAGGCGATCGGCACGATGGCCCACGAGGCCATCGAGGTGATCGGCCAAGGAGATCCTTCCCGCAACCCCGCCTACTCCAACAAGTTCATGATGGACGCCTGGCACCATGAATTCGGACTGCTCAACGGCATCTACCTGACGGACTGCATCGGAACCCGATGCTGTCTGCTGGATCTGGATGATACGGAGTGCCGCCTCTGGGACGGTTTCCGCCATGACAGTGGCGATCCCCTTGCCTGGGGAGAGCTGATGCTCTGCCACCTGCAGGAGCACCACATCGACCCGAAGACCAAGACGCTGCTGTTCTCCGACAACCTGACCTTCGAGCACGCCTCCCAGCTGTACGCGGCGTTCAAAGGCAAGGCAAAGCTTGCCTTCGGCATCGGCACGTACATCGCCAATGACACCGACGTCCCACCGCTCAACCAGGTGATGAAGATCATCAAGGTCAATGGCAACCCGGTGGCCAAGCTGTCCGACACGCCGGGAAAAACGATGTGCGAGGATCCCGGATACGTCGATTACCTGCACCGGGCCATCGCCTGGCGTCTGGCCCACGAGGCGGGCACGCCATGTTCCTGA
- a CDS encoding zinc ribbon domain-containing protein, which produces MFLMIGVTQRRKDFPYAQPIQCAVCGKFGRYQVFMTYSVLLLFFIPCFTWGRKYYVQTSCCGTLYQLDSAVGAAIAHGEEVPIRQQDLTIIGTGPKHCPSCGSEVPEDASYCPHCGTKL; this is translated from the coding sequence ATGTTCCTGATGATCGGCGTCACCCAGCGGAGAAAGGATTTCCCCTACGCCCAGCCGATCCAGTGCGCCGTCTGCGGCAAGTTCGGCCGCTACCAGGTGTTCATGACCTACTCCGTCCTCCTGCTGTTCTTCATTCCCTGCTTCACCTGGGGACGGAAGTACTACGTGCAGACCAGTTGCTGCGGCACGCTGTACCAGCTGGACAGCGCGGTGGGGGCCGCCATCGCCCATGGGGAGGAAGTCCCTATCCGTCAACAGGACTTGACGATCATCGGAACGGGGCCGAAACACTGCCCCTCCTGCGGATCCGAGGTTCCCGAAGACGCCAGCTACTGTCCGCATTGCGGGACAAAACTGTAA
- a CDS encoding ABC transporter ATP-binding protein/permease, with protein sequence MYHAPNRSYPVGVLFKRFSPYLLRYKWLMILDLFCAFLTTLCDIVLPKIMSYLTNSAGSLTVAIVVRIATLYGVLRIIDAVANFYMASQGHIMGVHIETDMRRDAFDHLQQMSYTYYANTKIGQIMGRITNDLFDVTEFSHHCPEEFFIAFVKVTASFVILLRTNVVLTLIVFACVPPMIIVSTILNLRLRDAFKVQRHQIGELNASIEDSLLGERVVKAFAAEDAEKKKFEEGNKQFADTKTKTYYSMAAYSTSTRLFDGLMYLVVITSGGLFLLKGKINAGDLVAYVLYVSTLILTIRRIVDYAEQFQRGMTGIERFLQIIDAPVEIVDAPDAKPIVVTHGEIVFQHVSFEYPDDHNRVLRDVNLTIHGGENLALVGPSGGGKTTLCNLIPRFYDLTSGRILIDGQDIKGVTLKSLRQSIGVVQQDVYLFSGTVRENIAYGKEGATDEEIVTAAKLAGADGFISLLPDGYESYIGERGVKLSGGQKQRISIARVFLKNPPIILLDEATSALDNESEILVDQSLERLSHGRTTLTIAHRLTTVRHADRILVLGKEGIEEEGTHDQLLAKGGVYYRLWNGVLPDA encoded by the coding sequence ATGTACCACGCGCCTAACCGCAGCTATCCCGTCGGAGTGCTGTTCAAACGATTCAGTCCCTATCTTCTCCGTTACAAATGGTTGATGATCCTTGACCTGTTCTGCGCTTTTCTCACCACCCTCTGCGACATCGTCCTTCCCAAGATCATGAGCTACCTGACCAACTCGGCGGGATCATTGACCGTCGCCATCGTGGTGCGGATCGCCACGCTGTACGGCGTGCTGCGGATCATTGACGCCGTGGCGAACTTCTACATGGCCTCCCAAGGGCACATCATGGGGGTCCACATCGAGACGGACATGCGGCGCGACGCGTTCGACCACCTGCAGCAGATGAGCTACACCTACTACGCCAACACCAAGATCGGGCAGATCATGGGGCGGATCACCAACGACCTGTTCGACGTGACGGAGTTCTCCCATCACTGCCCGGAAGAGTTCTTCATCGCGTTCGTAAAGGTCACGGCATCGTTCGTCATTCTGCTTCGGACCAACGTCGTCCTGACGTTGATCGTCTTCGCCTGCGTGCCCCCGATGATCATCGTCTCCACCATCCTCAACCTGCGCCTGCGCGACGCGTTCAAGGTGCAGCGCCACCAGATCGGGGAGCTGAACGCATCCATCGAGGACAGCCTGCTGGGGGAGCGTGTCGTCAAGGCGTTCGCCGCGGAAGACGCCGAAAAGAAGAAATTCGAGGAAGGGAACAAGCAGTTTGCAGATACCAAGACGAAGACGTACTATTCCATGGCTGCGTACTCCACCTCCACCCGGCTGTTCGACGGCCTGATGTACCTGGTGGTCATCACCTCGGGAGGTTTGTTCCTGCTGAAAGGAAAGATCAACGCGGGAGACTTGGTCGCCTACGTGCTGTACGTCTCCACCCTGATCCTCACCATCCGCCGCATCGTCGACTACGCCGAGCAGTTCCAGCGGGGCATGACCGGCATCGAGCGGTTCCTGCAGATCATCGACGCCCCGGTGGAGATCGTCGACGCGCCGGACGCCAAGCCCATTGTGGTCACCCATGGGGAAATCGTCTTCCAGCACGTATCGTTCGAATATCCCGACGACCACAACAGGGTGCTGCGCGACGTCAACCTGACGATCCACGGTGGGGAGAACCTCGCCTTGGTCGGACCGTCCGGTGGGGGCAAGACCACGCTGTGCAATCTGATCCCCCGTTTCTATGATCTTACCAGCGGCCGCATTTTGATCGACGGCCAGGACATCAAGGGAGTGACGCTGAAGAGCCTCAGGCAGTCCATCGGCGTGGTCCAGCAGGACGTCTACCTGTTCAGCGGCACGGTACGGGAGAACATCGCCTACGGCAAGGAGGGCGCCACGGACGAGGAGATCGTCACGGCGGCCAAGCTCGCCGGCGCCGACGGATTCATTTCCCTCCTTCCCGACGGTTATGAAAGCTATATTGGGGAGCGTGGCGTCAAGCTCTCCGGAGGACAGAAACAACGCATCTCCATCGCCCGGGTGTTCCTGAAGAACCCACCGATCATTCTGCTGGACGAGGCGACCAGCGCGCTGGACAACGAAAGCGAGATTCTGGTGGACCAGAGTCTGGAACGCCTGTCCCACGGACGGACCACGCTGACCATCGCCCACCGTCTGACCACCGTCCGGCACGCCGACCGGATCCTCGTCCTGGGCAAGGAAGGGATCGAAGAGGAAGGCACCCACGACCAGCTGCTGGCCAAAGGCGGCGTGTACTACCGCCTGTGGAACGGCGTGCTTCCCGACGCATGA
- the ugpC gene encoding sn-glycerol-3-phosphate ABC transporter ATP-binding protein UgpC → MATVQLKHISKVYEGGVKAVNDVNIDIKDQEFVVLVGPSGCGKSTTLRMIAGLEDITSGELLIDNKVVNEVPPKDRDIAMVFQNYALYPHMTVYDNMAFGLKIRKFPKEDIDQRVKEAAKILEIEELLDRKPKALSGGQRQRVAVGRAIVRKPKVFLFDEPLSNLDAKLRVQMRAEISSLHNRLKATMIYVTHDQVEALTMADKIVVMKFGVIQQIGGPLELYNEPQNKFVAGFIGSPPMNFLETKVEKDGEDVYVNEGSFRLKVLPEQAQFLTPYIGKSVVFGIRPEDVTFSKDPQDGLTINGHVSVVEPLGAETHVYVATSKGQVIGRIDPKHTIAVDTKISLIPDMHKAKFFDADTELVIGSKKPLMAPTVKQGEKTED, encoded by the coding sequence ATGGCCACAGTACAACTCAAGCACATCAGTAAGGTGTACGAGGGCGGAGTGAAGGCTGTCAACGATGTCAACATCGACATCAAAGACCAGGAATTCGTAGTTCTGGTCGGACCTTCAGGCTGCGGGAAGTCAACCACGCTGCGTATGATCGCAGGTTTGGAAGACATCACCAGCGGCGAGCTCCTCATTGACAACAAGGTTGTCAACGAAGTTCCCCCGAAGGACAGAGACATAGCGATGGTATTCCAGAACTACGCTCTGTATCCGCACATGACCGTCTATGACAACATGGCGTTCGGTCTGAAAATCAGGAAATTCCCCAAGGAAGACATTGACCAGCGGGTCAAGGAAGCGGCGAAGATCCTGGAGATCGAAGAGCTGTTGGACAGAAAGCCGAAGGCTCTCTCCGGTGGTCAGCGGCAGCGTGTCGCAGTCGGACGGGCAATCGTCCGTAAGCCAAAGGTATTCTTGTTTGACGAACCTCTGTCCAACTTGGACGCGAAACTTCGTGTCCAGATGCGGGCTGAGATTTCCTCCCTGCACAACCGTCTGAAGGCGACGATGATTTACGTCACCCACGACCAGGTCGAAGCGCTCACCATGGCGGACAAGATCGTCGTCATGAAGTTCGGCGTCATCCAGCAGATCGGCGGACCGCTCGAACTGTACAACGAGCCGCAGAACAAGTTCGTCGCCGGCTTCATTGGCTCTCCTCCGATGAACTTCCTGGAGACCAAGGTGGAGAAGGATGGCGAAGACGTCTACGTCAATGAAGGCTCCTTCCGTCTGAAAGTGTTGCCTGAGCAGGCGCAGTTCCTGACTCCGTACATCGGCAAATCCGTCGTGTTCGGCATTCGTCCGGAGGATGTGACCTTCAGCAAGGATCCTCAGGATGGACTGACGATCAACGGACACGTCAGTGTCGTCGAGCCGCTCGGTGCCGAGACGCACGTGTACGTCGCCACGTCCAAAGGCCAGGTGATCGGCCGAATTGATCCGAAGCACACCATTGCGGTGGACACCAAGATCTCCCTGATCCCCGACATGCATAAGGCAAAGTTCTTCGATGCCGATACCGAATTGGTCATCGGAAGCAAGAAACCGTTGATGGCCCCCACGGTAAAGCAGGGCGAGAAAACGGAAGACTGA
- a CDS encoding aspartate kinase — protein MIVCKFGGSSVASADQIKKVKSIIEADARRTVVVVSAPGKRMKGDAKVTDLLYKCNEAVQMGMSSREVFGQIADRYLSILTELKMDITSFQGIMENIRQKIDAGYGAEYAASRGEHLNARLIAKYLGWEFLDTENVVIIKADGTIDPVTYQNIQTVMDPQKKYIIPGFYGSDSEGKVRTFSRGGSDITGSIFARACQAEVYENWTDVSGVFSIDPRIVPDAHVVSTMTYREVRELAGVGAGVFHEEAIAPVYDSSIPINVKNTNAPSDSGTMIVPTRDGDDIVGVSAKGGFSRLSVRKLMLFKKSGIRHGLLTLMQVFGVRPSFSLFGIDSVVWFFDSKLASESILKTMCARLKSEFSLDEVTVDHGYAILGVVGQGSPDHPEVVSRVCDALKAAGVRVAFVNYGSSEESTLFGISEDAIQKAQEIAYRAIFTNDTNKKQKK, from the coding sequence ATGATCGTTTGTAAGTTCGGTGGAAGTTCCGTCGCTTCGGCAGACCAGATCAAGAAGGTGAAGTCCATCATTGAGGCGGATGCCCGGAGGACCGTAGTTGTGGTTTCCGCTCCCGGCAAACGGATGAAAGGGGACGCCAAAGTCACCGATCTGCTGTACAAATGCAACGAGGCGGTGCAGATGGGCATGTCCAGCCGTGAAGTGTTTGGTCAGATCGCCGACCGGTATCTGTCCATCCTGACCGAACTGAAGATGGACATCACCTCCTTCCAGGGAATTATGGAGAACATCCGGCAGAAGATTGATGCCGGCTATGGAGCGGAATACGCGGCAAGCCGTGGCGAGCATCTCAACGCCCGCTTGATCGCCAAGTATCTTGGCTGGGAATTCCTGGATACGGAGAACGTCGTCATCATCAAGGCGGACGGTACGATCGACCCGGTCACCTACCAGAACATCCAGACGGTGATGGATCCCCAAAAGAAATACATCATCCCTGGCTTCTATGGCTCGGACAGCGAAGGCAAGGTGCGGACGTTCAGCAGGGGTGGCTCGGACATCACCGGTTCGATCTTCGCCCGGGCGTGCCAGGCGGAGGTGTATGAGAACTGGACGGATGTCTCCGGTGTCTTCTCCATCGATCCCCGGATCGTCCCGGATGCCCATGTCGTCTCCACGATGACCTACCGTGAGGTGCGGGAGCTGGCCGGTGTCGGAGCGGGGGTGTTCCATGAGGAAGCCATCGCACCGGTGTACGATTCTTCCATTCCCATCAACGTGAAGAATACCAACGCGCCCAGTGATTCCGGTACGATGATCGTCCCCACTCGGGACGGCGATGATATCGTTGGGGTTTCGGCCAAGGGCGGCTTCAGCCGGCTTTCGGTACGCAAGCTGATGCTGTTCAAGAAGAGCGGGATCCGTCATGGTCTGCTCACCTTGATGCAGGTCTTCGGCGTCCGGCCGTCGTTCTCCCTGTTCGGCATCGATTCGGTGGTCTGGTTCTTCGATTCCAAACTGGCCAGCGAGAGCATTCTGAAGACGATGTGCGCCCGATTGAAATCGGAGTTCAGCCTGGATGAGGTGACGGTCGATCATGGCTATGCCATCCTTGGCGTGGTGGGGCAGGGCTCCCCGGATCATCCGGAAGTGGTCTCCCGGGTGTGTGACGCGCTGAAGGCCGCCGGCGTTCGGGTCGCGTTCGTCAACTATGGGTCGTCCGAGGAGAGCACGTTGTTCGGCATCAGTGAGGATGCCATCCAGAAGGCCCAGGAGATTGCCTACCGGGCAATCTTTACAAACGACACAAACAAAAAACAGAAAAAATAA
- a CDS encoding MATE family efflux transporter, whose product MSTPIMLSMLVQALYNIVDSIFVSMQSEMALTAVSLAFPVQNLLISVAVGTSVGMNSLLSRKLGSKERDLAERCASNGITLAFLSWVAFAVAGLLFSRPFFSLFTDDPQLVSMGVVYTKICMVFSLGCFIDIMCERIMQATGDTIHPMIVQISGAVTNIILDPIMIFGLLGFPAMGITGAAIATVIGQHVSCLLALYYVRKNHEVEIRLKDLPLERNTVKGIYAVGVPAIVMQSIGTLMTTGFNKILISYGTSAVAVFGVYFKLQSFVFMPVFGLNSGMIPIMGYNYGAKRPQRILDTQKTGLKIALAVMAAGFLVFSLFPHTLLSWFNASEEMYRIGEIALRKVSMCFLFAGFSIVLMSLFQAVGDGYLSMIISVTRQLVVLLPAAAILSRIGGLDAVWYAFIIAELVSFVLTILFYRMEYRRKIKPLYQGAR is encoded by the coding sequence ATGTCGACGCCCATCATGCTTTCCATGCTGGTCCAGGCCTTATACAATATCGTCGACTCGATCTTCGTCTCCATGCAGAGCGAAATGGCCTTGACCGCCGTCTCCCTTGCCTTCCCCGTCCAGAACCTGCTGATCTCCGTGGCAGTCGGAACTTCGGTCGGAATGAACAGCCTGCTGTCCCGCAAACTCGGTTCAAAGGAACGGGATCTTGCCGAACGCTGCGCATCCAACGGCATCACCCTGGCCTTCCTCAGCTGGGTGGCGTTCGCCGTGGCAGGCTTGCTGTTCTCCCGCCCATTCTTCTCTCTGTTCACCGATGACCCCCAACTGGTGTCCATGGGTGTCGTCTACACCAAGATATGCATGGTCTTTTCCCTGGGATGCTTCATCGACATCATGTGCGAACGGATCATGCAGGCCACCGGAGACACCATCCATCCGATGATCGTCCAGATTTCCGGCGCGGTGACCAACATCATCCTCGACCCGATCATGATCTTCGGCCTGTTGGGTTTCCCCGCCATGGGGATCACCGGAGCGGCCATCGCCACAGTGATCGGACAGCACGTCTCCTGTCTCCTTGCCCTGTACTATGTCCGGAAGAACCATGAAGTGGAGATTCGGCTGAAGGATCTTCCTTTGGAACGCAACACCGTCAAGGGGATCTACGCCGTCGGAGTGCCGGCCATCGTGATGCAGTCCATCGGAACGTTGATGACCACCGGCTTCAACAAGATTTTGATCTCCTACGGCACCAGCGCCGTGGCGGTCTTCGGCGTCTACTTCAAGCTGCAGAGTTTCGTCTTCATGCCGGTCTTTGGGTTGAACAGCGGCATGATCCCCATCATGGGGTACAACTACGGAGCCAAGCGGCCCCAACGGATCCTGGACACGCAGAAGACCGGGCTGAAGATTGCCTTGGCGGTGATGGCCGCCGGATTTTTGGTCTTCTCCCTGTTCCCCCACACGCTGCTCTCCTGGTTCAACGCATCCGAGGAGATGTACCGGATCGGAGAGATCGCCCTGCGCAAGGTTTCCATGTGTTTCCTGTTCGCCGGCTTCTCCATCGTGCTGATGAGCCTGTTCCAGGCAGTTGGTGACGGCTACCTGTCCATGATCATCAGCGTGACCCGACAGTTGGTCGTCCTGCTTCCCGCCGCCGCCATTCTCTCCCGCATCGGAGGGCTTGACGCCGTCTGGTACGCCTTCATCATCGCCGAGCTGGTCTCCTTCGTCCTGACCATCCTGTTCTACCGGATGGAATACCGGAGGAAGATCAAACCGCTGTACCAGGGCGCGCGTTGA
- a CDS encoding YcxB family protein, with translation MTITTLLDAQTFRTFTKFDILSRRKYWKSPVLFAVIMSAAAVVCFLFHSIDGAVLLGSVLLVVGCGMPVLYFITFFRSLSKQVRLQQLDPPRVVYTVQLEKEPEGIKVRNATEQATYSWDKVWHAYRNWGCVYLYVTQDKAFLLPLSGERDGGDALWTLVGEMMGQEKRTDIRKKQAVINARPGTAV, from the coding sequence ATGACGATCACGACACTTCTGGATGCACAAACGTTCCGCACCTTCACCAAATTCGATATTCTCTCACGGCGGAAATACTGGAAAAGCCCGGTGCTGTTCGCCGTGATCATGTCTGCGGCGGCCGTTGTTTGCTTTCTGTTTCATTCCATTGATGGCGCGGTGCTGTTGGGCAGCGTGCTTCTTGTCGTCGGATGCGGGATGCCGGTGCTGTACTTCATCACCTTTTTCCGTTCGCTCTCCAAACAGGTGCGGCTCCAGCAGCTTGATCCTCCCCGGGTGGTGTACACCGTCCAGCTGGAGAAGGAGCCGGAGGGCATCAAGGTCCGGAACGCAACGGAACAAGCAACTTATTCCTGGGACAAGGTCTGGCACGCCTATCGTAACTGGGGATGCGTCTATCTGTACGTCACCCAGGACAAAGCGTTTCTGCTTCCTCTCTCCGGGGAGCGGGATGGCGGGGATGCCTTGTGGACGTTGGTGGGGGAAATGATGGGTCAGGAGAAGCGCACGGACATCAGAAAGAAGCAGGCGGTCATCAACGCGCGCCCTGGTACAGCGGTTTGA
- a CDS encoding histidine kinase, with protein MEKQKLQTLRSQVNPHFLFNTLNVLMYRAKEEHATSTAQMLRSLSTLYRYATTNDTPQVPLSRELQIVTSYASLCEARFGDRMRFTLILPKEIDVTEVMTPPFILQPLVENAFKHGLTPKEGRGTVQVAWVRTTTCCTFPYRTTASVWIVPVWTHSDKTCTMRRRKASTSVLPMSRRGSVCNAHKASSTFPPHPGKA; from the coding sequence TTGGAGAAACAGAAACTCCAGACGCTGCGCAGTCAGGTCAACCCCCATTTCCTGTTCAATACGCTGAACGTCCTGATGTACCGCGCCAAGGAAGAGCACGCAACATCCACCGCGCAGATGCTCCGCTCCCTCTCCACCCTGTACCGCTATGCCACGACGAACGACACACCCCAGGTCCCGCTTTCCCGGGAACTGCAGATCGTCACCTCCTACGCATCCCTCTGCGAAGCCCGGTTCGGAGACCGCATGCGCTTCACTCTGATCCTTCCCAAAGAGATCGATGTCACCGAAGTGATGACCCCCCCGTTCATCCTCCAACCCCTGGTGGAAAACGCTTTCAAACACGGACTCACCCCGAAGGAAGGACGCGGGACCGTACAGGTAGCGTGGGTACGGACAACGACATGCTGCACCTTTCCGTACAGGACGACGGCATCGGTATGGATCGTGCCAGTCTGGACGCACTCAGACAAAACCTGTACCATGCGGCGACGGAAAGCGAGCACGTCGGTCTTGCCAATGTCGCGTCGAGGCTCCGTCTGCAATGCCCACAAAGCCAGTTCCACATTTCCTCCGCACCCGGGGAAGGCATGA